From the Papaver somniferum cultivar HN1 chromosome 2, ASM357369v1, whole genome shotgun sequence genome, the window AAAAACAATAACATAAAAACTTGTATGTTTCTCTGTTCTCAAAACTGGTTTTATAACTAAGCCATTAAAATGaaattaatgaaaataaattttgttttaatttccACAAATGAAATAGTCAAAACACTAATATAATTATACCCGAATCAATGCTATTTAATCACGTAATTAAGGCAGTAGAAAACTTTTCAAAAAAAACAGTAAAAAGAACTtttcaaattcaagagacctcccaagaccccgttTCCGGACTAATTAAAAAtataatattatatatatatatatatatactcaatCAGTAAGGGGGATTTGATTTGATCCCGAGACCTCACCCTCAAAGCCCCAAATACTTAACCACTGGGCCAAACTCAaattattaataatatatacaaaaataattattttaaaatatatatCCCAACAGTACCAAGTGTGAAGTGTGTATACTTGGACCTGTCCAGCTATTTCAGTCAGGATAGAAGATTCTAACAACTTGTTTCCAAACCCTTggacaaaggaaacaaaataacTTCGTTTAGGTATGATTAATATTGGAACATTAATACATATTCTCCAGTGGCTTGCATATGCAGATGGGATCAACAGTACCTTGGTGGTGGCGTCTACCAAGCATATCATCATTAAGTGTCTTCTTATACTCAGACGTGTCATCAGTGTTAACCTTATCAATTATCATTACCCAATCCTCCATAGAACAGAGACACATGCCTATTCGCATATACTGGACAGCCAAAAAGGAGACCCGTTTCTAACTCATCACTATGAGGAGCACTACCATAGAGTTGGTTAAGCTGGCGGAGATCGTTCTCGTTCATATTGTAAAGAATGGGTTGGGTTCTTAATCATTATAAAGAACGCTCAGTATATCATCTCATCATCAATAAGCAGCACTTAACTTGCGTCGTAACCGTATGGCTTGGACCACGCCAGACCTTATATCCTATTTGTAAAGAATGGGTTCTCATGTTTTTTTGGGGCATCAAGGCTAGGTGGAATCGACTAGGCCATGTCCAATTAATTACTCGCCTAAATCCACTAGTCGACATGAAATCCGTGTCTGTTTTAACAAAAATCTACCACGTACACATATCTAGATCCCCTTCCAAAGCAAATTATCATTCATTCCCAAAAACAATAAAGAACTCTTTCTTTGATTTACCTTTTCCCTATTCATAACCCTTCATCATCTCCTCCTAAAATCCCATTACAAACAATGAAGAAAGAAATTCTTGATTATACTCTTGTTCCATTAGGTTTATGTTTAATGGTTTCTTATCATGTTTGGCTTCTTTATCGCATCATAACACAACCTACAAAAACAGTAATCGGGATTAACGCCATTAATCGAAGAATTTGGGTCAAAACCATGATGGAGGTATTTCCTAATAAACTTGTTTAATTTCCAGTCTTTGCATGTTACCATTGTTTAGCTATTGCTTAAGATTATTaacataaaaattaatctaaatcctggtttaacttttttttttttttttttttttgtaggataCATCAAAGAATGGAGTTCTTGCTGTACAAACATTGAGAAACAATATAATGGCATCAACATTGTTAGCATCAACAGCAATTATGTTAAGTTCACTGATAGCTGTCCTAATGACTAACGAGAACAACAACCAATCATCGTCAGGTTTTGTTTTTGGTGATCAGAGTccattagggttttcgatcaaaTTCTTTTCAATCTTATTATGTTTCTTATTAGCATTTTTGTTTAATGTCCAATCAATAAGGTATTATAGCCATGCAAGTATTTTAATCAATGTaccaatgaagaagatgaagatgagtaGTACTAATTCAACAACACATCTAACGCCTAATTATGTGGGTAGAGCTTTGAACAAGGGTAGTTATTTTTGGTCATTAGGTTTAagagctttttatttttcttttccgtTGTTTTTGTGGATTTTTGGTCCTATTCCTATGTTTTGTTCTTGTATTTTCCTGGTTTTTATGCTTTATTTTCTTGATATCACCTTTGAATTTGGGTTGGCTGTTGGTAATGCTGATGATGAAGAGTATGATGAAGAGGTAGCTGTTTGAGAATTGAGATAAGAGAATTGAAGCATTTGGGTCTTTATCCTTGGTAGAGCTGTGGGTTTGTGACACTTGGCATTTTAGAGATAGTGAAAACAATGAAGATTTAACCCAAGTTGAATCAAGTTGTTCAATAGAAATCTAATTCCGAGGAATATTATGAGTTGTTTTTGTGATCTTGTTTAGTTGATGATAAATACTAGTTGCATGGTTTTCTGAATAGATGTTGGTA encodes:
- the LOC113353417 gene encoding uncharacterized protein LOC113353417; this encodes MKKEILDYTLVPLGLCLMVSYHVWLLYRIITQPTKTVIGINAINRRIWVKTMMEDTSKNGVLAVQTLRNNIMASTLLASTAIMLSSLIAVLMTNENNNQSSSGFVFGDQSPLGFSIKFFSILLCFLLAFLFNVQSIRYYSHASILINVPMKKMKMSSTNSTTHLTPNYVGRALNKGSYFWSLGLRAFYFSFPLFLWIFGPIPMFCSCIFLVFMLYFLDITFEFGLAVGNADDEEYDEEVAV